One part of the Planctomycetaceae bacterium genome encodes these proteins:
- a CDS encoding HSP90 family protein, translating to MNSEQHFQVDLRGIIDLLSDHLYSGPQVYIRELMQNAVDALTARRMNDPTFRDDQIRLEIIRPAQVGQPPTLIVTDNGIGLTEQEVHQFLATIGKSSKRDFRREDFIGQFGIGLLSGFVVCEEIVVITRSVRDGQPTLEWKGRADGTYSVRTLDHTVEPGTQVYLRAKPGCHEFLEADFVRKMARHFGRHLPVDIQVICGNQRERIHESPPWKPGTAGDALQRDDLLEYGQNVLDQQFLDAVPLRSDTGGVQGVAFILPHTSRLQSKRGHRVYLKNMLLSETVDNLLPDWAFFVKCVVNTTGLRPTANREGFYEDETLEIARSELGTCLKRYLMRLADHDRDRLNSIIALHHLPIKALAVDDDEFFELFIDWLPFETSLGEMALGDYRRQHSGIRYVRSRDQFRQISSVTAAQKLCIIDAAYTYDAELLEKLAALHPEVSVELVDVSELAQEFEDLTLDERESIFDFIKLANVVLQPFQCSVDIRRFRPDSLPALYTVNDEASFLRSVEQSKEGADDLWSGLLDNISQSQTNHAQALLCLNFRNPLIGRLSQLRNRELLKRAVEMLYVQSLLMGHYPLKPREMTLLNDGLLGLIEAAME from the coding sequence ATGAATTCCGAACAGCATTTTCAGGTCGACCTGCGAGGCATCATCGACCTGTTGTCCGACCACCTGTACAGCGGGCCGCAGGTTTACATTCGTGAACTGATGCAGAACGCCGTCGATGCGCTGACCGCGCGGCGGATGAATGATCCGACGTTTCGCGACGATCAGATTCGACTGGAAATCATCCGCCCGGCACAGGTCGGACAGCCTCCCACGCTGATCGTCACCGACAACGGGATCGGGCTGACGGAGCAGGAGGTGCATCAGTTTCTGGCGACGATCGGCAAGTCGTCAAAACGGGACTTCCGCCGCGAAGATTTCATCGGGCAGTTCGGCATCGGGCTGTTGTCCGGCTTTGTTGTCTGTGAAGAAATCGTCGTCATCACTCGGTCGGTTCGCGATGGTCAGCCCACGCTGGAATGGAAGGGCCGCGCCGACGGAACGTACTCCGTGCGCACGCTGGACCACACCGTCGAACCGGGCACTCAGGTTTATCTTCGAGCGAAGCCGGGCTGCCACGAGTTTCTTGAGGCGGACTTCGTTCGAAAAATGGCGCGCCACTTCGGCCGCCATCTTCCCGTCGACATTCAGGTGATCTGCGGAAATCAGCGTGAACGAATTCACGAATCGCCGCCCTGGAAACCGGGTACCGCAGGCGACGCACTGCAACGCGATGACTTACTGGAATACGGGCAAAACGTCCTCGACCAGCAATTCCTGGACGCCGTGCCGCTGCGGTCCGACACCGGAGGAGTGCAGGGCGTCGCCTTCATCCTGCCGCATACGTCGCGGCTGCAGTCGAAACGCGGTCATCGCGTGTATCTGAAAAACATGCTGCTGTCGGAGACCGTCGACAACCTGCTTCCCGACTGGGCCTTCTTCGTCAAGTGCGTTGTCAACACCACCGGACTCCGGCCGACCGCCAACCGCGAAGGATTCTACGAAGACGAAACTCTGGAAATCGCTCGTTCGGAACTGGGAACATGCCTGAAACGCTACCTGATGCGGCTGGCGGATCACGATCGTGACCGGCTGAATTCAATCATCGCACTGCATCATCTTCCGATCAAAGCCCTGGCCGTTGATGACGATGAGTTCTTTGAACTGTTCATTGACTGGCTGCCGTTCGAGACGTCACTGGGCGAAATGGCGCTTGGCGACTATCGCCGTCAGCATTCCGGAATTCGGTACGTGCGATCCCGGGATCAGTTCCGGCAGATTTCATCCGTCACGGCCGCTCAGAAGCTGTGCATCATCGACGCCGCCTATACCTACGACGCCGAGCTGCTGGAAAAACTGGCGGCGCTGCATCCGGAGGTCTCCGTCGAACTCGTCGATGTCTCAGAACTTGCGCAGGAATTTGAAGATCTGACGCTGGACGAACGGGAATCCATCTTCGACTTCATCAAACTGGCAAACGTTGTTCTGCAGCCGTTTCAGTGTTCCGTCGATATTCGCCGATTTCGTCCGGACAGCTTGCCGGCCCTTTACACCGTGAATGACGAAGCGAGCTTTCTGCGGTCCGTGGAACAGTCGAAGGAAGGTGCCGACGATCTGTGGTCCGGCCTGCTGGACAACATTTCTCAGTCTCAGACGAATCATGCTCAGGCGCTGCTGTGCCTGAATTTCCGCAACCCGCTCATCGGCCGGCTGTCGCAACTCAGGAACCGCGAATTGCTGAAACGTGCCGTCGAAATGCTGTACGTCCAGTCCCTGCTGATGGGTCACTACCCGCTGAAGCCGCGGGAAATGACACTGCTGAATGACGGACTGCTGGGCCTGATCGAAGCCGCGATGGAATAG